Sequence from the Epinephelus moara isolate mb chromosome 19, YSFRI_EMoa_1.0, whole genome shotgun sequence genome:
CCCTTTCCCTGTAGGTGCACAATTGGAACTTGGTACTGCTGCATAATGGGTTACAAAGCGACATCCATGCATTGTGTCTTAAGATGCCTGTGCTTCATGCTTCTCCATTTGTTTAGTGCAGCTCAAGATGAAGACTTAAGAAGTAAGAGTGCTTCTGTCTTCATTTTCTCACACTTTGTTATGCCTGTTGTCCATACATTAAAAACTGTCAAATGCATACAACTGGCAAAGGTGATTTCATGTACTGTAAATGCATTTCATTACATGTATTCCACTAGACTAGACAGGATGTTTTAAACCATTATTTTACACTACTGATGGTTTATTCTCCGTCTGCTTCAGGTTGTAGGACTGCACCATGTGATTTGGTCTTTATTCTAGATGGCTCATGGAGTGTTGAAGATGTCAATTTTGAAATAGTAAAACGATGGCTCGTCAACATAACGACAAGCTTCAACATTGGACAGAAGTTTACCCAGGTTGGCGTCGTCCAGTACAGCGACGACCCTGTTTTAGAAATACCTCTGGGGAAGCACTCCTCCACCAAAGACCTCATCAAAGCAATGGAGTCCATTGAGTACATGGGTGGAAACACAAGAACAGGGACAGCCATTAAGTTTGCTACAGAGAAACTGTTTGGCCTCTCTGAGCGCGGCCCGTTCGGCATTTCCAGAATTGCTGTTGTCCTCACAGATGGGAAGTCTCAAGATGAAGTCTtgaaagcagcagaggcagcgAGGAAAAAAGGAGTAATTTTGTTTGCAATCGGTGTTGGGCCGGAGACTGAAGCGGCCGAGTTGAATGACATTGCAAACAAGCCATTTACAACTTACGTCTTCTCTGTTGAGGACTACAAAGGTATTTCCAGGATCATACAGGTCATACGACAGAAACTGTGCGAAGGTAAGCAACGGCTGATCAGTGTGTGGGACTAAAAGTGTTCTGCTCAAATATTATGAGATCCAGTGAggtcaaatattattattatcagtggTATCTCTTTACCTCAGGCTTCTCCATTTGTCCTTTTGTCTCTTGTACTATTATTCTCTATTAGTCCctatgtttgtctgtttttctattttacTGTTTGTCTGTTGCAGAGACGGTTTGCCCAGCAAGAATTCCCATAGACTCCCGTGATGAAAAGGGTTTTGATATCCTGTTACATTTAAATCtggctaaaaaaacaaagaagacacaaggGGCATATTACGGGAGTAGGGCCTATGAAGTAACATCTCGGGTCGACTTGAGTGAAGCTACGCGGTAATAGCCTTGCTTTTATTCTTTCTTCATCATCCCCGTTATTCACAAGTTGACTGACTTTTATATTTGTTCATCCAGGAGCCTTTTTCCTGATGGCCTGCCTCCATCATATGTTTTTGTGGCCACACTGAGGTATAAAGGGTCAGTGGCAATAGAGGAGTGGGACTTGTGGAGAATACAGACGCGTGACGGAAGACCTCAGATGGCAGTAACTCTAAATGGAGAAGAGCGCACCGTCATGTTCACCACAACCAGTAATGCAGCAAGTGGAATTCAAACGGTTaaattttcacagcagacagcGAGGGTACGGTAACACTGAGTAATATTTCTTTGTATTATTTCTTTGAAATAGTCTTTCAAGGGCACCCCACTGATTTTACGAGACTATCCTCCAAAAATTGTTAGGTGGCGACCACTAGTGGCTGTAATAATTATTaggggagcaaaggaggaagttaggtgacatagtataaagaACAAGAAAATCCACTTAGGGTGGGAGGGATAGAGACGGAAGGGACGGTTGGTGAATGGGCCAAACCAACATCGGACTTTCATCCAGAtgaggtgtttgtgtcccatgtgaaaccagaaGTCACCGTAGAATTATTTTAACAGTTTGTCAACATGTCATGTAATTGATTTTACCTAAGCAGACATTTTATGTGAGATCTGTTTCATTGCCTTAGTAACAAACAGACTTACATTGAGCCAaaccattatttttttctaaacctaaccacatagttTTGGTGCAACTGCGCCCATTTTACATTAACGATCATACAAGCTACTCTGTTGTCAACCCATTGGTGCGCTAATGTAGTATTCGTAGACTTACATAGTGGTATGCATTGGAAAACTTGTTGGATTTTACACATTAAGATCATTTTAGCGTTCTAAGACAGTACTACACAGTTGCataatgtcttctgtggctgTGTGGGAGCTTTGTCAAGTCCAAGTGACTCACAATGTGGGTGTTTTCCAGGCAGAGAGGGTCAAATTAAGAGACACAGTGAGTTGCAATATGGGAAATGAAGCACCCAGCATATTGACTAGATTCTAAAAGTTGGGATATGTCAACCTCTAATGTTCAGTTGTGACCGCTCTTCTTTTAATCTGTCTCTCGGAGTCCCCAAACTTCATGACAGTGCAATGCTAAATTGCTGGAGTACACCTCTTAGAGTCTGATTGGTGCATTTAGACTGTGAATTCTCAGTATAAGCCTTATATTCTGTCCAAGAGAAAGCACACTCATACTGTATGATACAGGTAATCAAAGGGTATTCTTCTGTTCATTATTTCACATAATGCAACTCGGGCACAAACTGTTTTAGATCAATGCAACTCCAAGGCTTCAGCATTTTCTTTCAACCATCAATCCTAATCCTCCTATTCACACATCCAGATGGCTTGTATAAACGTGTAGAGCTCCAGAAGTCTATTCAACCTTCACAAAAGTAGACGCTACTGTACATCTCTCTGATTAGCAGATTTTGTTCCTTGAATAAGTAGCACTACCATATAAATGAACTCTtttaaacagacaaaagactCCACTATTCAAAAGCTGCAAAAGCACATAGAGTCTATCTCTGGAAACTGGTTGCTGTGTAACCCCGATATTGATCTGGTAAATGATACAACACAAATCTTCTGAATCAAAGTGGGCATATTACCAAAAAAGggtttaaaggggacctatcaTGCTCTTGTAGAAACCCAGAATACAAATCTGAACCttaaaatgaacatgtttatatgctttgattttcaaaaacactttattactCTCACACCGtttgtgctggaacacctgtatttaccctctgtctgagatgctTAGGTTTAGTAACTGCCTTTATGGCGAAGGGGCATGGTCCGCCCCACtgtccctctgattggctagtacttgtgGCCTTTGTTGactggattggttaggtttaggaaagagaATTTACATTGGTTAGGGTAAAGGTAAGAACATCAGGGTAAGACTGAGTAGGGTGGATCATGCCTTCACCATCCTAGGAAAAATAAATTACCCCCCCCCCCGAGAAAGTCTATGCTGCTCTGATTGCTCAGCATTTCCTGGTCTTTCATATCTGGTCATCTCTGCATCTTCATTTCAGTTGGGGATTGACTGTAATGGAGGACAGCTGCAGTTTTCATGgggaaaaatcaccaataaaagcttctgaacaataaacacaatcGGATATGTTTAAGCAGGAATATGAGCCAaaatctgggagaaattaacaatatCGGCAACCGATATTACATGTTCCCATAACGTAAccatgtagcttcatgtagcagtgtacttgcaacATGAGAATGTTTTAAACAGAGTAACTATAGTAGACTTTTGGGCTGAAGCTCGTcacaaaagtagaaaaaaaatgttggaaacagaATATTAAGAACAGTCTGATGCCTGAGGTTTTTGGGCTTACTTTTACAAAAGttcacctcattatttgaaactctgGCCACGTTATTATCTATGAGAAAATATGGACAGCAttataggtcctctttaaaatGCCACAATATTTTCGATAGATGTTTTGTAACCATGACTCCTTTTCTATTGTCCAGGTCTAAACTATCCAAATGCCCCAATCAGTGACTGATTTCCTCCTGCTTCCTGCTCTTAACAATATTTATACCAATGTACACACCCTCTTTGGGAGgcatattgttttattgtttgttttgttaatgtcCTTATCAGCACACTGCCAGCATGCATCTCTTTATTAATGACCTTTTCCTGTTCTtttcctttgacaaaaaaagctgtttgacGAGCAATGGCACCAGCTGCGGCTGTTGGTCACCGAGGAGGACGTTACTCTTTATGTTGATGACCTGGAAATTGAAACCCAAGCCCTGGAGCCCCCTGTTGGTATTTTCATCAATGGAAAAACACAAGTTGGAAAATATGTCAGAAAGGAAACAACGGTGCCAGTAAGTTTATTAACGTCACCatctttattttcatgaaaaTACATGTTCCCAGAAAAGTAATCTGGCAGTACATCAACTTATAGAAAGAGAGACCAGTTTGTTTAATGAGTCAGACTCAGTGCTGATATATGTTTTAAACAGCATCACACAGTTTATTGCTGCCCCCTGAGAGACATGCTTGACTCTGTGGATAATAAATCCTTGGCAAAAATTAGCCTATTTCTCCACAAGGTCTTATTAATCGCTGTTTTATTTGTCTCAATTGGCACATTATGAGCCaaaaatgttgcatttgtaataaatcATAATTGTGctgtgttgtaatttgctctgcAGAAGACTATATAGTATGCACTTCCTTGACCATTGATGCAGATATAGTATATTTAATGTAATGATAACAGCGTGGGAAAGATGAATACTGTATTCTGCACATTTCTTCCTTTTATTGTAATTGTTAATGAGATGTAACACccttttttattgtgaaacaatGGCACAAATAgaccatttaaaataaacaggcACATTTGTGAGCAATTAGGCAGATCTGTCATTGTTGCATTTGTAGCAACAATGATGGTCAatgataaacaataaaatacatgttaaatgcatcaaaattaaataatgtagccattttttaaaactcaaatCCTGAGTACAGCTGTATTTAAAACAATAtgatttaaaggtctagtgtgtaggttttactggcatctagcggtgaggttgcagaaccgAGACATCTCCCTTTGTGCCAAACATGCTACTCTGGCCGATGCGAAAACGGgtatggccctatctagagccagtgtttggtttgtccattctgggctactgtagaaaaaaatgGCGGACTTCATGGAAGAGAAGCTGCtctgtatgtgtctgtttttacacagagatcaagCGAAGTCCCTTCATTAAGCCACCTTTGCTCTTCCATACAGAATCAAACAATGCAGGCATAATGCTGCCCCATCGTGTTATTTTAGACAGCATGTTGGCATCCCGGAAGTAAAGACTAAGTCAGTGAGAATCCTTTGCTGTCCATGtcatatggcagctgatctcgtcctctgcctggagggtaaggagctcctggaccttcTTGTCTCCCCAATTCGCTGGCATTTTTcggttgctgttcttcttcttggagttagctgctaactgctatcggctgctttttaaatttcctcatcaaaacgtcacaccagTCCCGTCCGTGGTCTCATCCTGGCGGCTCTCCCTTTTACACATATGTCGATTTGGAGTTATTACTACCCTGCTGCTGACTTAAAGTGAGTCAACTCTGTCACCCCATTCCACATTTCTGCCTTTaataggcagtgtaaaaggggctataaaCGACTAattctaagttaacaaaaacacaacttgtgtttttttcaaatgaaaacatagtcaTGAGTATTATAATCCActtctgccaatagatgtccctttatcctacacactggaccttactAACAGGATTACATACCAAAAGAAATAAGTCTGTGCATAAAATCCTTTGTTTGAAAAGAAAGATGGAAAGATCATAACTCATTCATGACTTTAACATATCTTATGCCAATCAGTATGTTGACACATCATTATAGCTGTGGATATTAACATGAGCCACAGCTCTGCAGTGAATGTTATTGTGCATACTGATCCATTGTTATAAGGATCATGTAGTTTTAAGCCATTTAACAGAGTGAATGCATTTATGTGAGTATAATAAACACACTTGTAATtggaaacagatttttttgtaattagAAGTCTAAAATTACCACAATGCAATTTCAAATAACACTGAATTGGCATGAACCACCAGACCACAGCACAGATTCTTATCATGTTTAAGTACACACATACGAACCATCGTTATCATTAACAGAATGTAAACTTAGTTGTATTACATTGATTGATGCTCCAGGCTCATTCTAATGTTTTCATGAGGCTGGAAATAACATAAATCATACATCTGGATCATCTTTCTGCTCACATGGTAACTGACGTGAAACAGTCTATGGGACACTCTGGAGCCATTTTACCACCAACATCAACAAAATACCAAATAATGGAAGAATAGTGTAACGTTGCAGCAGAGTGCTTCCAGCACTGAGGGAGGTCTGGCAAAATGGAGCTGCTCAGTGCCCAATGAGGGCAATTTAACAGTTGTACAATAGCAATTTCAATTCATTAGTGGCAAAGCACTGATAAAACCAAACTAAACATTGCAAAATTACCCCCATATtacaatgtgtttgttttgttacctTGTTTGTCTCTAACAGCTAAGGTtgtatttttaacaagagtttccTCTTTTAAATCTTGTGTAGTTTGAAATCCAGAAACTTCGCATTTACTGTGACCCCGAGCAGAACAACCGAGAGACTGCGTGTGAAATACCCGGTGTTGTAAGTACAAGAGTCTGCTTGGCTCTAAACTTGTTTGTTCAGTCCAAAAGCAACAAAGATAACTTCTTCTCACCTACTTGTCACCTTGTCCTGCCACATCTGTTTGTGCTCTGAGACTCGCAATTTCACCATCAGTTACCTCCACACCTCATACTGCATGAAATAAAATGGTTTTCTCACTTTGTATCTCATCAGCACAGTCTATTGTTGAATTGTGTAGTGAAAGTGTAAAGTCAGCATATTAATTTCAAGTCACATCTGTTTATGCATAAAATAATTTGTTGGAGGCGGACCCGTGGCTGAGCTTCAAACATTTTGCACtcagtatatttttttatagtcGGCTGGCTCTCACTGTGTTTGCGAAGCAGTGGTCCATTGTTATGTTGGCTTCGAAAATGCTATAACCACAAAGCTGGTGCCAAATCACTGTTTTTAATGTGAGGAAGTGggaataaaatatcaaaagagACAAGATGAGTAGCCTAAAATTACAAACGCTTGCCAAGTATACCAACGCTCatctcctctgtctgtgtgctttTTAGTGGCTTATTTGCAATGGGATCTAAAAGTTCAGTTATCAATTTCCTTTGAATGGAGGATCAGATGCCTTTCTGGCAAACTCACACcctttgatttaaaaacagaagaCTATTCAGTTTACAGCGTGCATGTTAGCAGATAAACCTGCTTATtcaagtaaaatacagactcattttgacacacacagcaggtcAGGTAAGCTTTTGTGATGACAATGGCTTCAGAGTCTGGGGTGGCATATTCTGGAcacaacatggaggtggctgaacTGCTTgatagcagctaacggtgctaactccataaaaaGCGCTTCAACAGAAAGAGCGCTAACAAAGCTAATAGTGTTAATCAGAGTGAAAACTGAAGGGTGGATGCTACGCCTTTGGAATGACACCATCCCAATATCAGTGGTAACCGCtatatgagtgcagtgcagagtgggGCTACTTAGCCGTCGAGATACAAAGacgggactcacatgcactaacatccTGGCACAGCCAGACCAGCTAccaaaacagagaagctcacaTTAGGCCCTACAACACatacagagggagtgtgactgGACGCTATTACTCCATCATATCTTTgtatagcaaatagtggtttgctgctatatgaatcaatcaatcaatcaattttatttatatcacaagtatcacaaatcacagtttgcctcacagggctttacagcatacgacatccctctgtccttgggaccctcgcagcagataaggaaaaactcccccaaaaaaaccctttaacgggggaaaaaacggtagaaacctcaggaagagcaactgaggagggatccctcttccaggacggacagacgtgcaatagatgtcgtacagaacagaatgctctgaatgtcgcatacagaACTTCAATTGTTTTCAGGCTTCAGTTTTGGATTTTGAGACTTTACAATCATTCATTGCTAAATGTCAGAAATGGTTAAAAATGTCCAAAGGTACAGCTTCatctgcttgttttgtccaaccagcaATCAAAAACCTATAGATATTGAGTTAACAATCGTAAAAGTCTAGGGAGAGGATAAGATAAGCCAgctatttttcacatttaagaagcaggAACAAGACAACTGTGGCATTTTTCCTAGCAAACATGACTCAGAAAGACTGATTATTAAAATAGTTGCTGATAACTTTCTATCTACTAAATTAACTGACCAATCCTTGCAGCTCTTTTACATATGATTCTGTAAATGCACTCAATGTCTGGTCCTGTATACTATCTATTAGAGCCTAATTTTGTTCATTGCAGTGCTCCAACAGTCCTGATTACCCTGAACCAACTCAAGAACCTTGTGTCTGTCCTCCCGGACCTCCCGGACTTCCAGGAATAAAGgtcagttattaaaaaaaaaagttacatctTTATGTTACCTttcattcattgtcttgtgtcattttgttgttATGTGTACAGCCCTTACTGCCACACTAAAAACTAGACTACAAGCAAAACTAGCCTGTAGTTGGCAAGTCGCTGGaagcaaatgttggcattgtatgcttctgcaaaccacagatgtgtcACACTTGCACGTTTCATACATATTACATCGTTTCTAAAGTAAGGTCGCTCTGATTgaatgtatatgagctgacgtCGTTATCGGAAAGCAGAGGGGATGGTGTATGGTGTGACATCTGTGCGAGATGGCTACCAATCTGCAGACCAATACAACTaacaaaactgtttgttttttgcaagacatcagtggcatttcagctgtgatcatgccaccaaaactgggtattttaagtcaaaacatgatctcttcCTAACCACCTGGTTTTTgagcctaaacataaccacacattatccACAGCATTGcgttaagtttcaacatatccgctacataataacatataaatgtaacatatctatggtttgcagaaatgtcaaATGCCAGCATTTATTGTGGCTATGGGTTTCCTGTAGAGGTGAATGCTAAAATGCCCACACTGCTGTGAGATGTCAGAGCGTAGAGCCTGTGCCTGGTTTGGCACAAAACTCTACTTCGTCCAGCTCCATAGCGTTCAGACAGTTGGCTAAATATTTACTTTCAACAGTGGTATTCTGTTGAgattaaatgacagaaaaataattaatcTTTAACAAGGTTGGTTTATGCATTAACTCAAGAATGACAAAGAGACTAAGTGGCTCCTGTGTGGAGACAGAGCACAAATGCACTCTTCTTCACAGCTTAGCCTTGAGGGAATGTGTGCTGAATTCCCAAGTGATGTCTAAATGCTGCTCTTTGTGTTGTATAATTATGGGATGAACACAAGAGGTTGCACATTATCAATAGGGCAAATCCAAGTACAGTCATTACAGCCTGTACACACAGATTTCCTTCGTGCCAGACACACTGCTGTGTAGGTGTTAGCACTTAATCATCTGTTAAATATACAGTTACCTGCTGAAAACTACAAATTGTGGACGCAGCAAATGATCTATTTTCTCCAGTTAGACAAATTGTGGCTTGCTGTTGTGAGGAAGTTATGGTTAGCCTTGTAAGATCTTGTTGTAATGGGCTGTTTGCATGAAGGAAACCAGACCACTGCAGAAGATAAACACTGGTTAGAGTGGAAAATTACCAAAGTaggaaataaaacctacatGTTGCTCTTTATTGATCACAGGGTATCAACCAAATAATAGCAGCCCCGGTCATAAAAGCCTTTACACAGGGACCACAGAGAGATATTACCTTAGCAACAAAGCTCTTTGTTAATAAAACCTACATGGGTTCaggcatgtttgtgtttataatGTCCCAGCGATGCTTTTACTACATTTACTAATAGATCCAAAATGCTGGGACCATTGCAGGCAGATGTTCCTTATACCCCCACATACTGTAGTGTTCAAGAGCATCTTACACTACATTCAGCATAGTTTATAGGTAAATTAAATCAACACTCTAAGCCAGAAAAAGCATACTGTTACCAGAGATGTTATTAAATGGATTCATTTATGCTGCTTCAAGGTTGCACGATAGATGTGCAAACAATTTGTTTTAGTTACACATTAAATAACCTCATTCCACCTTCTTTAGGGAGATCAAGGAAACACTGGCAAACCTGGTCAGCCTGGAGCTGGTGGTGCTGATGGTAAGCCTGTGAGTACTACATAGTTCAATATACAAACATACAGATCATATCCGCCAGCAACACTGTCATAGCAACATCCAACAGCATCTGAGAAATACCAAAACCAATTGAGTTAATGTGCCCGCTAAGTCATGACAGTTTGTTCATTCTATGTGGTCGGCCTGCTTCGGTGGTAAATATACTTATTTACTTCTTTTTCCGAAgggtaaataaaaaacatctcTGATTATACCACTGCTGGCAACACAGTGGTGATTTTGTGTGATGAAAACCATCCAAAAGTGAACCACATGTTCTACAGCATGATCAAACACTCACCCCGCAGCCTAAACCTCTTTGAGAACATGCACACAGTTGAGGGGGTTCAAAATGTTTAACTGAATGTGTGCATCTATTGTCTTTTTCCCATTTTAAGGGTGTCCCTGGTATTAGAGGAAGTCCAGGGCCGCCAGGTCCACCAGGAGCAGAGGTAAAGAAAATCTTACTTCATTTGCCTAAACGTTAAACTCTGCATCAAGAATTGAAGATTTAAAGCTGGTTGCCTTCGTT
This genomic interval carries:
- the col21a1 gene encoding collagen alpha-1(XXI) chain — protein: MGYKATSMHCVLRCLCFMLLHLFSAAQDEDLRSCRTAPCDLVFILDGSWSVEDVNFEIVKRWLVNITTSFNIGQKFTQVGVVQYSDDPVLEIPLGKHSSTKDLIKAMESIEYMGGNTRTGTAIKFATEKLFGLSERGPFGISRIAVVLTDGKSQDEVLKAAEAARKKGVILFAIGVGPETEAAELNDIANKPFTTYVFSVEDYKGISRIIQVIRQKLCEETVCPARIPIDSRDEKGFDILLHLNLAKKTKKTQGAYYGSRAYEVTSRVDLSEATRSLFPDGLPPSYVFVATLRYKGSVAIEEWDLWRIQTRDGRPQMAVTLNGEERTVMFTTTSNAASGIQTVKFSQQTARLFDEQWHQLRLLVTEEDVTLYVDDLEIETQALEPPVGIFINGKTQVGKYVRKETTVPFEIQKLRIYCDPEQNNRETACEIPGVCSNSPDYPEPTQEPCVCPPGPPGLPGIKGDQGNTGKPGQPGAGGADGKPGVPGIRGSPGPPGPPGAEGPRGSDGYKGEQGRPGVSGERGRPGLPGAPGQPGEKGLKGSTGVPGLPGKVGQAGEKGGLGPPGPPGYPGDAGLPGRDGKVGLPGRPGQKGEVGAMGIPGVDGREGHPGMPGLPGIAGQTGLKGETGLPGSRGFTGLPGPPGEMGLPGAPGLKGSIGPKGNKGGSGSPGSPGKPGPAGTAGEPGRAGQPGHPGMPGLKGSKGQRGNPGDKGEMGMKGGKGEPGRRGEHGSAGPVGLKGEKGTAGDSGQRGQEGAMGRPGQPGQSGPAGPRGLQGESGPPGPPGPEGRSASQMSDHHIRQICREILQSELPLLLLSNQQSSCTRCQTRPGSPGPPGQTGPQGLRGLPGLSGSRGQPGHPGRPGHPGLHGMKGEPGLQGEKGSPGRTTIGDQGPPGPPGPMGPQGYSKPGAPGKPGHPGLNGAEGKSGNPGIPGQPGVCDPSMCYGSMMRRDPYSKGPNY